A genome region from Candidatus Methanoperedens sp. includes the following:
- a CDS encoding riboflavin synthase, with amino-acid sequence MPKVGVADTTFSRINMGKVAIDELRKNASVQIERYTVPGVKDLPVACKILIEKKKCDIVMALGMPGSQPIDKMCAHEASQGIIQAQLMTNTHIIEVFVHEDEGNDEKELAWLMEKRTREHAQNVIKLLFNKDKLEREAGTGQRQGFADVGAIR; translated from the coding sequence ATGCCTAAAGTCGGAGTAGCTGATACAACTTTTTCCAGGATAAATATGGGGAAGGTTGCGATAGATGAATTGCGAAAAAATGCTTCCGTGCAGATAGAGCGCTATACTGTTCCCGGGGTAAAGGACCTTCCTGTGGCATGCAAGATATTGATCGAAAAGAAAAAGTGTGATATTGTAATGGCGCTTGGCATGCCCGGCTCCCAGCCAATCGATAAAATGTGTGCCCACGAGGCATCACAGGGGATAATCCAGGCGCAATTGATGACAAACACGCACATCATTGAAGTCTTCGTGCATGAAGATGAAGGAAATGATGAAAAAGAGCTTGCATGGCTTATGGAAAAAAGGACCCGTGAACATGCACAGAATGTCATTAAACTCCTTTTTAATAAAGATAAATTAGAGCGCGAGGCCGGTACGGGACAGAGACAGGGGTTTGCTGATGTCGGGGCGATAAGGTAA